Proteins found in one Perognathus longimembris pacificus isolate PPM17 unplaced genomic scaffold, ASM2315922v1 HiC_scaffold_215, whole genome shotgun sequence genomic segment:
- the LOC125344659 gene encoding testis-specific Y-encoded protein 3-like, whose protein sequence is MVSGADFAFPPGFNRPPSGPGFRAQSVVGRFPEAELLCGSLQEQAWGEDEQDDMASRQECGTPPPAEEPPLKELQALQLDLGPVNNQATKAHERLKQNLSKRQKTLLDSRSSNIRGIPGFWAQTFVNHPQLSAMISDQDEDMLSYMINLEVQELRHPKSSCKITFYFRNNPYFQNAVVVKEFVVDITGYRLCHSTPILWRQYYKIEADSHRNHNKSPNFFNWFTDHNFAGSNRITEIIRKDLWLNPLHYYKMMKAHEEGEENESPMNPDAYQDFL, encoded by the exons ATGGTGTCAGGAGCGGACTTTGCTTTCCCGCCGGGCTTCAATCGCCCGCCATCCGGGCCAGGCTTCcggg CACAGTCCGTGGTTGGGCGGTTCCCCGAGGCCGAGCTGCTTTGTGGCTCTCTGCAGGAGCAAGCTTGGGGTGAGGACGAGCAGGACGACATGGCGAGTAGACAGGAATGTGGGACTCCTCCACCTGCGGAAGAG CCACCACTGAAGGAATTGCAGGCTCTTCAGTTAGATCTGGGACCAGTGAATAACCAAGCCACCAAGGCTCATGAACGCCTAAAACAGAATCTGAGCAAGAGGCAAAAGACTCTCCTGGATTCCAGAAGCAGCAACATCCGGggcatccctggcttctgggccCAAACT TTTGTGAACCATCCCCAGCTGTCAGCAATGATCAGTGACCAAGATGAAGACATGCTTAGCTACATGATCAATTTGGAA GTACAAGAACTCAGGCATCCCAAGAGTTCCTGCAAAATCaccttttactttagaaataaccCATACTTCCAGAATGCAGTGGTTGTTAAGGAATTCGTCGTGGATATCACTG GATATAGGTTGTGCCATTCCACTCCCATTCTGTGGCGTCAGTATTATAAAATTGAAGCTGACAGTCACAGAAACCACAACAAGAGCCCAAACTTCTTCAACTGGTTTACAGACCACAATTTTGCAGGCTCAAACAGGATCACTGAG ATCATCAGaaaagacctgtggctcaatcCATTGCACTACTACAAGATGATGAAAGCACATGAAGAGGGG gaagaaaatgaatccccTATGAATCCAGATGCTTACCAGGACTTCCTGTGA